The following are encoded together in the Citrus sinensis cultivar Valencia sweet orange chromosome 1, DVS_A1.0, whole genome shotgun sequence genome:
- the LOC102616069 gene encoding histone H1 — translation MDPSFLPPPPSVPPPPPPPPPPPPPATSASVANPSPPTLNHNHPPYAEMICAAISALKERDGSSKRAIAKYIEKAYPNLPTTHSTLLTNHLKRLKNAGHLVMVKKSYKLPPPRSDPASNILPSNDVVYNHNNNNPTAAGSAAAVSPGRGRGRPRKTNSGAPPGLVTVTAAGVDKPKRGRGRPKKTDGQVQRGSIKRKSGRPKKPKTVKALQQQQPQQDQLNNVTVSYVTSDANVHVPVPVPVPVPGGARRRGRPKKVGSTVVGAAAGGKRPRGRPAKQLLSGSGRRIGRPVGRPKKNLSSALTEAAQAQAQAIADLKRKLEFFQSKVKQVVTVLKPQITSESQISAGAAIQELEGLASMDINIPLKEDTQPAVLQS, via the exons ATGGACCCGTCTTTTCTTCCCCCACCGCCATCTGTCCCACCTCCGCcgcctcctcctcctcctcctcctccccCTGCCACCTCTGCATCCGTCGCCAACCCTAGCCCTCCTACTCTCAACCACAACCACCCTCCTTACGCTGAG ATGATATGTGCAGCAATTAGTGCGTTGAAAGAAAGAGACGGGTCAAGCAAGAGAGCCATAGCTAAGTACATAGAAAAAGCTTACCCGAATCTCCCAACGACTCACTCGACCTTGTTGACTAACCACTTGAAACGTCTGAAGAACGCTGGACATCTCGTTATGGTCAAGAAATCTTACAAGCTTCCTCCTCCTAGATCTGATCCGGCTAGCAACATTCTTCCATCAAACGACGTCGTATATAATCATAACAACAACAATCCTACTGCCGCTGGCTCCGCTGCTGCTGTTTCCCCGGGCCGAGGACGTGGCCGCCCGCGCAAGACGAATTCGGGTGCTCCTCCGGGTTTGGTTACGGTTACTGCTGCTGGTGTTGATAAGCCGAAGCGGGGGCGTGGCCGGCCGAAGAAGACTGATGGACAGGTACAACGTGGGTCCATTAAGAGAAAGTCCGGTCGTCCTAAGAAGCCTAAAACTGTCAAGGCGCttcagcagcagcagccaCAACAAGATCAGCTTAATAACGTTACGGTTTCTTATGTTACAAGTGACGCTAATGTGCACGTGCCTGTGCCAGTGCCGGTCCCGGTGCCGGGTGGGGCAAGGCGCAGAGGCCGGCCAAAGAAGGTTGGTAGTACAGTTGTTGGTGCGGCCGCCGGTGGGAAGCGGCCACGGGGGCGGCCAGCGAAGCAGCTGCTGAGCGGTAGTGGAAGGCGTATTGGGAGGCCCGTGGGACGCCCTAAAAAG aatttatcgTCGGCATTAACCGAAGCAGCTCAAGCTCAAGCTCAAGCCATTGCAGATCTGAAGAGGAAGCTTGAATTCTTT CAATCTAAGGTGAAGCAAGTTGTTACTGTACTGAAGCCCCAGATAACCAGTGAAAGCCAAATCAGCGCAGGTGCCGCAATCCAAGAATTAGAAGGGCTTGCATCAATGGACATTAACATCCCATTGAAAGAGGACACTCAACCAGCAGTGCttcaaagttaa